The following is a genomic window from Cryptococcus decagattii chromosome 2, complete sequence.
TTGACGCCGCACTCAACAGGGCCGGCCACGGTCAGTCCCATTCTACTACAGAGAAGATCTCGGACGGTATCCGAACGTGAGTCCGCAGAGTACTACATCCGTCGCGGTGCCAAATGCTGAACAATGTATACTCGCAGTATCTTCAAGAAGGCCACCGGCAAGGATGTGCCTATTAAAGACAAGCAATAAACCACTGGCTGATACCACAAATGTATCAACTGTGGAACGGTGCTTGGATATCTGAAATCGAGTTGTATTGTAGCGTTTTAAAAAGTATGAAGACAATTGAATCCTTAATAAACCAAGTATTGTACCTTATAGGTATGCTTCTGCTCTTTGCGCCGTGTAGATAAAAACGTACGCCACGACCCTCAAAAAATGACAACAATGTGCATCGCGAGCTCCATGCTGTCTAGCTTACAAGTGATCATGAAGACTCGAGCAATCACGAATTCACCGGTCCAACTTTTGGTTGTTCGATCCGCTTTGGCATTTTCACCTTACTTGCGCTTCCCATAAGCTGATCAATCTCCGACTTGTTAAAGTAATGAGGGGCGACTAATGAAATAGGGCAGGTTAGATCAGCAGGTGCAACTTTGAAAGTCAAcgagaaaaaagaaaggggGGGGCAATCACTTACGTTCAGACAACCAGCTACCTTCTATCGGCATACACTGTCTCATATACTCTTTGGACGTGAGAACCAATTCGTAATACAGAATAAATCTTGGTGGCGGCTGCATGCCAATAAGacaagatgaaggatgCAAGTATACTGAATGGTTGTTCTTGGTTGTTCGATAACCACCACCTCGGTCGATACGTGCCTATTACCAGATTGTTAACGTTTGGTCCCACTGAcatgaaggaagaagaaacggTGAAAtgaaataaaaaataaataataaaaaaaCGCACAGTATTGTAAAAGTAGCCGGCTGTAATGGCCTTTTGGACGGGTACAACATCATTCGGCGTACTTTCAATCACAACCTCCACCCTGTCACAAAGTTGCGCCAACTGATCTCTGATATCCCTCACTCTGCAAAGACTCTTGAACTGGACAAAATTTTCGTAGCAAAATTGCTGAGAATAATTGCTTTCTGCCCACTGCTCAAAGATGTTCAGGAGCGTAAAGTGATCACCGCCCGGCTTGATAAAGTTTTTATGAGCTTTATCAGCATGTACGCGCTTATCTTTCGGACGATAGAGAAGTGAGCCGGATTCTTGAAGCATGGATATTATTGTGAGAACCTATGGCACATCAGACGGGTATGAATGGGGACGGATAATGGTGCTCACTTCATGTGTACATTTGAAGTTTTCACTATTGATAATCGCCTTTGATAACATGGGGTCCACTGGGAATTCCgccatccttcttcctaGTCTTGTTAATTCTCCCTTGTGATTTAACGCTCCCAGCGCATACAACAGTTCAAACGACCTGATGATGGTATCTGCCGGTGGCTTATCCAAAAAGTCAAAGTTGAGGACATCATTAATCCCAAGGGATTTAAGCATAAGAACGACCATGGAAAGATTGGTACGTTGAATTTCAGGAATGGTATCCTGCAAAAGCTCGTTCTTGAACGCCCATTTCGTATATAGACGAAACGCTTTCCCTGGACCGACACGACCTGCACGGCCGGCACGCTGTTGAGCAGACGCGCGCGAGATGGGCTCGACGACAAGAGACGACATGCCGGTCTTTGGGTTGTAGTTGTTTTGCTTGACAAACCCTGGATCAATGACATAGACAACACCGTCAATGGTAATCGATGTTTCGGCAATGTTTGTAGCCAACACGACCTGcccaaaaaaagaaaaaaaaaaaaaccgAGTGTCAGTGGTGAAAAAGCTAATTTCCAgctgaaaaaaaaaaagaaaaagctcACTTTTCGGGCACCTTCAGGGGTAGGTTCAAAGATCTTGCTTTGCATCTCGCTCGGCAAGTTTGCGTAGATGGGCGCAATAATCAACTCTGGCACCTTGTCTCCCAAAGCGTACATTGTCTCTTTCAAACTTTCCTCTGCTGCCTCAATTTCATCTTGACCTGTGAGGAATAGAAGAATATCACCTTTAGGCTGGGTTGTATGGATCTGTAGGATGGTGGTGACGGCGGCGTGCATGTAATTTGCTTCTGGTTGTTGAGTGTAAAACATATCGACGGGGAAACGACGCCCGGGCACTACCAAAATGAGAAAAAAGTCAGCTATACTGGCAagaccaaaaaaaaaggaaaaataataataaaaaaaaaaggtaCGCACCGTCAAAAATAGGAGCCTGATCGAAAAAGTCGGCAAACTTTTGTGCGTTGAGGGTAGCACTGGAAATCAGTAATCTCAAGTCGGGACGGAATCGGGCGATATCCTATCGACCCGTTAACGACATTCACTTTCTTTGGGGGGGGGTTTCCATTTTAAACCCACCTTGACTAGGCCGAATAAGATATCTGTACTCAATGTTCTTTCGTGTGCCTCATCAATGACCAATGCCGAGTACGTTGACAACTCGGGGTCGGTTAAGAACTCGCGGAGCAACATACCATCTGTCATGTACTTGAGAACCGTCTTGTCGCTTGTCATATCTTCGAATCGGATAGAATAACCGACTTCTTGTCCTAATCTGACACCCATCTCCTCGGCCACACGGGCCGCGACACTCATCGCGGCCACACGACGGGGCTGAGTACACCCGACCTTCATGCCATTCTTACAATAACCAGCTTCGTAGAGATACTGAGGGAGTTGAGTGGTCTTGCCGGATCCTGTTTCAGCCACGACGACGAGGACTTGGTGTTCGGCAATAGCTTCGAGAAGTTCGTCTCGAAACTCGTAGATTGGAAGTGACTTTCGGGTATCTTGAATAGATTGAGCTACATATACATCagtttttttcttcttttctttttgatGACTGCGTAAAGCTTCAGTTGACACTTGCCATTTTTCTCGAGCATATTCACTTGGTCCAGTAAAGCTTGTGCTTCTGCTGTCAGGGTGCCATCCATCTTACCCTCCTTCAAGAACTTGATTTCCTGCGACTCGTCAAACACATAGTCATAGTCCTCCACCAGAATCTCCTTGTCCAAAGCACCGGTAGTGAGATCTGTCCTCTCTTGCTGAGCAGCCTCCCATTGATCGACATCTGTGACGAATTGACCTTCAACAGGCTTGGATTCTTCATAGCGTTTATAGAGGGcgtccttttttttcttttgatCCAGACGTCCTTGTTCTGTAATATAATCGTCGGGAAGCATGTAGCCGTTCGTTCCATCATCAATCTTTTTCCGTTCTTCCATGAGTCTGATAAgctccttttttctttccagcTCGCGCTCCTCCTTTCTGGACAATTTCTGGTTTCTAAACAAGattttctcatcttccacctccatctTGAGCAAATCGAGTTGTTGCAACTCTCGTTTTGAGAGATATTCTTGTCGAGAGCGATTACGCAGATCGGCAATCGCGGCTTCCCTCGCCGCAGGGTCGTCCATGAGATTTGCACGTCTTGTCGCTTCGATACCGCCTAGTGCTTTTGAGCTCCTATCTTCAACGATCCGTTTCGTCCGATCCCGATCTTTTTCCTTGATCCGCTCTGCGAATTCGTCCCTCTCACGCAAATCTTCCAGCCGTTCTCGCTCTAATCGCTCCTCTTCTGTCTCTTCGGGCAGCTGCTCAAGGGGTAATCCAGCTTGGTCATCTCCACCATCGGGAACAAGTGGTGAACGTGAACGTGTCCGTGTCCTCGTACGCTTTGCTTCCtgatcttcctcatcgGAATCCCAGTTGCCCTCGGTATCTCTCTTTCGCGCGtgccttgccttcttcacacCCACcacatctccttctcccccttttgatccctccttctcctttttcttcttcttctctttccgGCTCCCACTACTCTctgcatcatcatccatcagCAGCGCGAATCGTTGGCTTGATGTTGCCTTGTCTGCTTTAGACGCTTTCGTCTTGGTTTTGCGCGGGACGAGAGAGTGGACCTGGGCAGCGAACGCTTCTGTCTCGGGAGTGCTTGCCATGCCTGTCGATAATAATGAATTGTACAAATCTCCTGGCGTCTTTGAAGACATTGCTATAAGAAATTAAATAATGAGTCGTGGACAAAAAGTTGCAGCAGGCGACATACCTAGGGATTGCACATAGTCGACAGTGGCACTATCAGACGATCCGAGTATCTGCGAGCAGGATtagaaaggagaggatgatgaaaaCGATGGTGCTTACTCTGACGACATTATCGCTGATAAAGTTTTGGAGGTCCATTATGTACCGATACGGATGTGCACGAGTGGTAACATGTAACGGTGGTACTATTGTATGAAATGACTTGTGATGAGGCGGCGATGGATGACGTGGCATTCAAGTAGTGGCTGGAGTTGTTTCGTAACAAGGGTTTGAAACCGGCTCTTCCTCactccctctctctctctgCAACCGCCATCGCCATGTTTTTCTGTGCTAGTGAGTGTCCACCCGCCACCCGCCACCCTCCACCTTCCTGCCACGTGCTCACCATCACCGCCATAACCAGTCTCTGGCTCCCCCCCCACCGCCCCCGTCGTCTCCAAGACTTCGGGCGCCGTCTACGAAAAAGCCCTTATTGAGCGCTACATTGGTCAGTCAACCACTCCCCCCTCGGCGCCCTCCACCGCCTCCACCTGCTCACCCACCTGCAGATGAAAATGGCACAGACCCCATCACGGGCGAACCCCTGACGAGGGACGATCTGATCGATGTCAAGGCTAGTAAGCGGCCCTCCCCGCCTCCGGGCTAGTTCTCCAAGCTAACGTCTGCATCAAGAACCTAGCACGATTCCCCCTCGCCCCGCTAACCAAACATCCATCCCAGCGCTCCTCACCGCCCTCCAGTCCGAGTATGACGCCATCATGCTCGAGTCACTCGAAATCAAAAAGGCGTTTCAAAGCTCCCGGTGGGTTGACACGTGGCGCCGGATGGTGGATCCATCTGACACTTTTAGCAAAGGCAAGAACTCGCAAACGCGCTGTACAGGGAAGACGCCGCCACACGCGTTATTGCCAGGCTGATGAAGGAGCGAGACGAAGCCAGGCAGTACGTAGTATACACCTTTTGGTTTTGGCCGCGCAAACACCAAAACATGACTGATTTCGGTTGGTAGAGCCTTGTCTTCTATTCAATCTACTACTGGTTTCCAACCGCCAGCAGCGGCCGAGGAGCCTGCAGCCGACATCGAGATGGTTCACGAGGGTACTTTGCCTGCAGAGGTCGAGGCCAAGATCATGGAGACTAACCAGGCGTGAGTCATCAAGGTCTGGACCTGTATCGCTAACCGGCGTTGCAGACTTTCTTCTGTgcgaaagaagagaaagcCTGCTCCTGGCTACAAAAAGGCCGACGATATCAAGTCATACACCCAGATCAACCACGTTCCCTCTTTGCACGCCACCAAGCCCGCTGGTATCACAGCTCTCGATTTGGCGCAAGACGGCAACACTGTTGTCACTGGCGGTGCCGACAAGGCTGTCCAAGTGTTTGATCTTGAAGCCAGCAAGGTGCTCGGTACCCTCAAGGGTCACACCAAGGCCGTCACCCATGTCGCTTTCCGCGAACATGAAGGCGAGCCCAGGTTGGCCATTAGCGCCAGTGCTGATAAGACGGTGAGGGTTTGGGGAGAGGACGCCGGTAAATGGGGAGCCAGGGCGACACTGTCCGGTCACAAGGGCGAAATCAATGGGCTTGCTGTCCACCCTTCAGGTTCCTATGTCGCCGCTGGTTCCGCCGATTCCACTTGGAGTCTGTATGACCTCGTCGCCGCCAAGGAAATCACCAAGTACTCTGCTATTCCCGGTATCGACGGTTCTTTTGCTTATACTTCATTTGCTGTCCACCCCGATGGTGTGTTGCATGGTGGAGGTACCAAGGACGGCGCCGTTCGAGTCTGGGACGCTCGTCAATCCAACTCGCTTGCCGCCACACTCTCTTCTCACGCTAAAGACCTTTCcaccctttccttctctgaAAACGGATACTACCTCGccacctcctccatctctggTCCGCCCACCGTCAATATCTTTGACCTTCGTAAACTCGACATTCTCTCATCCTGGACGTTGCCAGAGGAAAACACTGTTCGTGAAGTCAGGTTTGACCCGTCTGCGCAGTTTTTCACCGTGGTGGGTACAGACGCGCGAGTGTATGCCAACAAGACGTGGGCAGAGTTGGTGACGTTTGAGGAGAATGCGGGTGATTTGGTGGGTGCGAGGTTTGGAAAGTTGGGTAGCGAGATTGTGCTCGCAGGCATGGACAGGACGTTGAGAGTCTTGGGGAAAAAGGAGTAGAAACATATGGGAAAAGGGTGTCTGTCTGTCTGTCTGTCTGTCTGTACAGTTTGTTTTTAGAGATTATAGCCACGTTTGATCTGATGATTTGCAGGGGGGCTGGCTGGCTGGCTACAAGAAATGGGTGAATTTTCATTGTgtcattttttttttttgattCAATGCATTTCTGTCTATTTTTACAATCTGCTTGTTACGCCCTCCAAACTTGTATCCCCCTTTTTCTCCCACCAACTGGGCAAAGAACataatatatataaaaataaaaataaaaaaagcaaaaaaaagTATAGCGGGTGTGATACAGTTTTAACGAGCACTCGTTATTTACTTTTAACCGTCAAGCGGCAATCCACAAATCTCGCAATCGCTCCCTCCATGTTCATTCACAAACGTGCAATGTGGGCAGATCCTCTCCCTACTACCCGCGCCCGCGCCTGCGCCAACTGAACCAGGACCGGATGGTGGTGCACAAGACTCGGTAGCGGAACCACTGCCAGAGGGACCAGTAAACAAAGGAGAATCAATCCCGAGATTAttgaatgatgatgtagGCGGACGGTTGGAATGACCGTTGGCTTTTTAATCAAGTTAGTGGATTGTTTAAACGCCCCttgggaaaagggaaaagggaaaagggaaaagcgTACAGGAAACTTCGGAATCGACAATGGTGAGCAACGTCTGCCATCCATCACTGGCGAAAAGCTCTTCCGACGCGTGAGTGTCATTTGGGTGCGCATGGGCAGTAGCAGCTCGACAAAGGATTTTCTGCTCCTTCTacaaggaaaaaagaaaaaaaagaaaaagaaaagaaaagaagagaggttATATTAGTACCGACAAAATAATCGATTTTCACACCACTTACCAAGGAAAACAGACCCTGCATGCACAAGAATGTCACCAAATGCCAATCACTCAACCACCTCTCAACATCCTTCTTGATCCTCCCAGGCCAAGTACCAGTATCCCCAATTTCGGCGTCGCTCGATTTCAAAATGGCGGCAAGTTGTGTGATAACCACTTGCATGGATTGGTCATGGAGCCCGGGACGGTTTTCCGTTGGGAAAGCattggaaagaaagaggggAGATGGCGCTAGGGGGAAACCATGCGTGATCTAGGCGATATCATCCGCGTGTAAGCCAACAAATCGTAtaggaaaaaaaaaaaaaaaaaaaaaaaaaaaaaaaaaaaaaaaacatgAAAACCTACGTTGACATACAGATACTCGACAGGAAAAGTCGGTTTTGCAGGCATCTTGACTTGCAATCCATACTCGTTTTTGTAGCTGTAAAACACTTCTGGAACGTattctccttcccctgGTTTCCGGACTCTCACAACTGTAGGGTCTACACTGGCCTCGACAATTCCAGCCTTCACCATCGCTTCGGCGTGCTCACTTGCCTGCCACGCCAAGATATCGACACCCCCGTCCTTATCACCTGTCAGACAACAAGTGACGAAACGAGAGGAATAGTGACCGGTAGGGGACATTCTCGTAGAAAGGGGATGGGAGAGCTGATAAGCTGCAGAAAGAAGCATTTCCAGCGAGGAGGCAGTATACGACTGGGCGTGGCGTTTGTAAAGCGTTTTGGTAATGTCGTCGGGAGAGGGAGTGAGGTCAGTGTAGATCATGCCTACAACGCTTAAACCTTTATCACACCACCTCGCAATCTCTTGAACCCTAGACTCGTCGCTCCATGGGGTCTCAACAGTCAGTCCATCGAGTTCGCCTTCCTGCTTTGGCTCCCAGACGGCTTCAACAATGACCTTGATACCCATCGGAACCTTTTCATACTTGTCTTCTCGTCCAATGAGGAAGGCGATACGTTGGGTTCCTGTACGACGCCATGCGGAAAGAAGGCCTTCGATGATGGACGGTGAAGCAAATTCAACGTGGTCGACCATTCTGAATGGTTGAGATTGGAGGGTTACCGCAGAAGGCTGGCATGTGGAGCAGATACCTTCGGGAAATGGGGGGTGGGCGCCTGTAGGGCAAGGGGTGATGACGGACAGAGAGGTGGGCGagagtggaggaagatCGGTAGCTGAAGAAGCGGTGGGCGGACGGGACGAGAGGAGTTTGCGGAGATAGGCATGGTAGGAAAGGTGCTTGATCTGATGCTCCGATTGGAACTTGGGGTCGTACGGCTATAATTTGTCAGCGACAGCACAGAACGAGTATAGGACGGTGACATACCTCTAACGGCATGCAATAATCACACATGGCCTTCTCACCGTGCCTACAGAATGCAGGATCCCTCTTCCGCTCAATCTTGCCAGTCTGCTTCTCCCAGTACTGATCGATTTCAGGCTCCTGCACGGAGGACAAGTCCTTGAGCGGGATAGTATTTGGCAAGGGCGGATCGGTGTGGGTCTTTGGGTGAGAGGGGTCCGGCTGCGAAGGCTGTAAGAGAGACGTTGTGGCCTCCATGGCCGGGTGTGAGTCTGGGTCAGCGCCACGTGGCTTGTAGGAGAGGAACAGGAGATCGCCATGGCTGAGAGATGGAGTTAGAGAGAATGCCGGTGACGAAACGAGATCGGGCGCACCTGAAACCCATGTCACCCACTGTACGGCCATTCAGGGCCTGGAATGGCACGGACTCGCCCCCGGCCCCCGGCTGGTTGCTGAGTGCGAGCGTGGCCGGGTCTGGCTGGGGGTCCGAGCGGGGGATGGTGTTGAGGATCGCCTCGGCAAACTCCTCCCCTGTCGTCTCTGGCTGCACAGTGATGCGGGCAGTTCCCGCCGGCGAGCGGATCCGGAGCAGCTGCGGCGGTCAGCGGTGGTGGAGGATGGGGGAACGGGAGGCTTACCATGGTGTGTGTTTTGGAGAGACACTTATCGATGATAGATGAAATAATCACTTGGATTATATACATACGTCAGCGACCACAAGTCACGTGACGCAAACCCGTATTACACCCAGTGTAAATAAATAGATTTATGTATTCCTAAATACTCGCTGCTCTGCAGCATGTCTTGATACGCACAATGAGAAACCAGCAGCTCGTACAGCAGCACTATGACATTGCGCTCAAGTTCATGCAAGCAGCCAACTATCTGGACGCATGGAAAAACTTTGACAAGGTGCGGTGTCCCACCTTCCCGCTCCCCTCAATCCACTCACTGTGTCTCTAGGCGATCAACTTTGGAGGGAAGAGCCCTGTTCTGCTCGACTGTAAAGCGGCGGCCATGTCAAAACTTCCGGAATGGAGAAACCATGCATTGGAAGTCACCAAAGACATGATCACAAAATGGCCAAAAGATTTTAGAGTATGTCCCATTCAGCATCGGAGGTTACGCGCACTGACTCCCAAGGGTTAAAGGGGTACTATCGCCAAGCCTCTGTTCTCTATGCTATGAAAGCATATGATCACGCCTTCAAGGCTATCAATAAGGCCGTGGATGTAGGTCCTACAAAGTCCCAGAACGAGCGGCAGTACAAAGCAATCCAGCAGCTTCGCGCAACGATCATCATCCAAAAGACCGAGGCGGATCGTCTACGCGCCGCGAATGATGAAGCCGAGGCGCAGAGGCAAGCAATCGCGCGTCAAGCGGCCAAAAAAGCGAGAATCAATTATACGCATCTCCTCTCAAGAGACATTCTCTTAATCATCACTGAACAGGGCATGGTAGATCATCCTGGGTTCATTTTCAGGATGGCCGGGGTATGCAAGTCGTGGAGGGAAACGTTGCTGAACCAGCCAGGCTTGTGGAATACCATTATCCTAGGCAAGAAACGGGCGGATCAAAAGGTTGCTCTGTTCATTAAGCGATCACGTGGCAGGATCAGAGAGGTCAAGATCACCCGTCAGCTTGAATCAGTCCTTGCCGAAAAAATCGCAACGTCGCTGGCGCCTTACATGCCCAACGTGGAACGCCTAACTATCTCCGGGCAATCTTCAGTCAGTTCTATCATCTTTGAACGCTGGAGATATTTTTTACATAGCGTAAAGTATCTCCGCGTTTCCCAGGTAGGGGGTGGATTCCGTACCGACGAGGACATTATCTATGATTTATTACCTCCAGGATCGTTATCCCTTCGCCATTTCGATATTTCCGATTACAGTTGTTTGTTAATGGACCAAGCCGGTTCCGAAGGCAGTCCCGCGTACATTGCTTACAGCCAAGTTGAAACTGTCTCCATACGTTCAACATGTATTTTCCTCCGTAAAGAATCTGCCGAAGAGATGTTGCTCTCCAACTTTCCAGCTGCCACGAGTATAGAGCTGCTCAACAATCGCTACATCGAATCCTCTGATGAAAAACTTGCAGTCATCACCTCTGAACTGCCCAACCTCTGCTCTTATACGAACAACCATTCTACTTCAAACGTGTTCAAGACGATCAGAGCGCCTTCTCTCCAAAACTTGTCCGTTCCATCACTCCGTGTACCATCACTCAAAACATGGCTGTCAGCGCCAGGCCTGACCTCTTGTCTCACGACTTTACGATCCCTTGACATTTCCTCCACTTCATTTACCGATACAGACATTCTCTCGGCTCTGGCCTTCCTTCCAGGTCTCCAGTTCCTCAACGTGTCTGCCTGTCCTCTGTCTAACGCTTTCCTTGAAGGCCTTGCTCGCAGGCCGGCAGGTTCAGACCACGAGAACCTGTGTCCAAATCTGATAGCTCTCTCGATCGCGAAGAACGATCAGATCACAGGCGGGCCGTTGACCCGCTTCGTGAGGAGCAGAGTACCAGGTGGCGGTGCTGCACTGGCGTCTGACTCGGATACGAAGGAACAAGGCAAAAGTACTACCCGAAcagaggtgaagaagagcgtAAGCTCGTCGTTTAGGCCAAGTGCTAGGTCTGCTTTTGGACGGCCCACAAAACCCCCTTTTGTCGGCAAGGATTCTAACCAATCCATCCCCGCTacttttcctccaaatGAGACTTGCTCTGTGTCCCAACTACCGCCATCATCGttaccatcatcatcgtcgtcatccACACTACCGAAAATTAGGTGGCTCAATCTCGACCACTGTGACCGTATTGATCCCTCTGCAATATCTTATATCCGCAAATATGTGAAATTTGTTGGGTACTCGTTTGGGACACCTGATGCCAACCGGATCGCGGgtaaaggaagatggagatgggaTGCCcagtggaaagaaga
Proteins encoded in this region:
- a CDS encoding nuclear protein localization protein 4, which produces MLLRIRSPAGTARITVQPETTGEEFAEAILNTIPRSDPQPDPATLALSNQPGAGGESVPFQALNGRTVGDMGFSHGDLLFLSYKPRGADPDSHPAMEATTSLLQPSQPDPSHPKTHTDPPLPNTIPLKDLSSVQEPEIDQYWEKQTGKIERKRDPAFCRHGEKAMCDYCMPLEPYDPKFQSEHQIKHLSYHAYLRKLLSSRPPTASSATDLPPLSPTSLSVITPCPTGAHPPFPEGICSTCQPSAVTLQSQPFRMVDHVEFASPSIIEGLLSAWRRTGTQRIAFLIGREDKYEKVPMGIKVIVEAVWEPKQEGELDGLTVETPWSDESRVQEIARWCDKGLSVVGMIYTDLTPSPDDITKTLYKRHAQSYTASSLEMLLSAAYQLSHPLSTRMSPTGHYSSRFVTCCLTGDKDGGVDILAWQASEHAEAMVKAGIVEASVDPTVVRVRKPGEGEYVPEVFYSYKNEYGLQVKMPAKPTFPVEYLYVNITHGFPLAPSPLFLSNAFPTENRPGLHDQSMQVVITQLAAILKSSDAEIGDTGTWPGRIKKDVERWLSDWHLVTFLCMQGLFSLKEQKILCRAATAHAHPNDTHASEELFASDGWQTLLTIVDSEVSSNGHSNRPPTSSFNNLGIDSPLFTGPSGSGSATESCAPPSGPGSVGAGAGAGSRERICPHCTFVNEHGGSDCEICGLPLDG